From Fusobacterium varium:
TTAGTTTTTATGAAGGCATTTCTATTTAAAGCTCCTGTTAAAGAATCATAATAACTCAAATTTTCTAACTCTAATAATAAGTTTTTACGTTGGAGCATTTCTAAAAAGAAATATGATAGTATTCTTAAAATATCAATTATATTTTTCATCTTTTCTTTAGGAGGATTATCTATACCAAAAAGACCATGGAAATTGTTATTCTCTATGATTGGAAGAACAATTAAAGAATGAATGCCTTGAGGTTTTAAAGTTGAATATTCAATAGGCTCTATTTCTTTGATATCTTCTAAATTTTCTATAACTATTGGAAGATCATATATAAATTTATCAATCCATCTTTTAAAATCAACTAAAGATATATTTTGCAGTGAGTTTTTAGCTTCCATTATTCCTTCAGCACACCATTCATAAGTATTATCTAAAGTATTATTTTTATTTAATTCAAAGATATATGCTCGTTCTCCATTTAAATAATTTCCCATTGTTTCAAGAGTATTATTAATTGCAGTACTAATATCTGAAGAAGAGTGCATCATTTTTATACACTCTAAAACAATTTTTTCATTTTTCAATGTTTGTTCTAAAATAATTTTTTCATTTTCTTTTTTAGTAATATCAGTTGCAGTAACTAAATGAACAATTTTTCCATTCCATTTAATTAATTTTTCTTTTTTTAATAAATATTTATTAATAATTGGATTTTTACATTCCCATTGATGTGATTCTTTTTCACTAATACGGTTTACATTACAAAATGAACATGGAAAATCTTTTTTATAAAATATTTCAAAACATTTGTGATTTTTTACTTCATTAAAATTTTTATAACCAAATAAATCCAGTCCATAAGCATTTAAGTAAAGCAGCTTATAAGTTTTTAATTCAATTATATAAACAATTTCATTTAATTCATCTAATATTTTTTTCATACTTTCTCCTAAAAAGTTTAAAAAATTCTTTTAAAGAGTATTATCAACTCTCATAACTTACTAATATAATACACTTTTTTTTATAAATGTCAAAGTCAATTTTTAATGTTTATTAGATAAAAAATACGTTTAAAAAATAATTAATACCTCTTAATGGGAATTATATTCAGAAAAAACTAAATAAAATTGAGAAAAAAGAATTTATATATGGAATGTCCCCAAAAAAGAAATTCTAAAATTTATAAGATAAAAATTTAATTTTCAGTTTTTATAGAAATTTTTAAATTTTTAGATTCTGCAACTTTATTTATATTGCTTTTTAAACTAATATGAAATAGTAGAATATAACATTTCATTGAAAAGTAAAAATAATAGAACTTAAAAATATAAAAAATTTTATTAGAAAAAGAAAGATGTTAAAAAATAAACAGATTTATTAGTAGGATTGTAAGATATGATTATGAATTGGAAGAAGTGCCTGACAAGAAAAGCAATTGGGATAGAAAAACTAATAACAAGAGAAAGAAATACAATCTTCAAAGATAAATAGATAATTGATTATATGGTAGAAAAAATAAAAAACAAACATATTGATATAGTAAGAAAAATGTAAAAGAAAAATTAAATTTATAATTTAGATTTTAGAGAAAACAGAGAAAAAAATAAGATTTTATATAAAAAGAAAATTGAAAATAATATTAAATTTATTAGAAAAAATAATCAGTTAAAAATCGATTTAAATATTGTTTTTTAAGAGTGTTTATGATAATATGAGGATATAAAATTAAACTAGGTGAAATTATGAAAAAACTTAAATTGAAAAAGAAAAAAATTATTGCCTCAATAATATTTTTTAATATTATCATTGGAATTTTTGTAATAGTTTTAATGAGACATGTACAAAATTTACTTTACTCAGATGTGAATATACATTTATCAGAAGTTATTAATCAAAATAAGGAAGTGATTACAAATAAATTAAAATTAGAGATAAATAATTTAAATTTTATTTCTTATTTAATTGAAGAAGAAATAAAAAAAGAAGAGATAAAAAATAATGAAAAAATAAATGATGAAACTATAAAAAAAATATTTTTAAAGTATTATAAAAGTAAAAATAATAAAGATGTATACTTTTCTAATAAAAGAGGAGAGGCTGTTTTTCTTAATAAGGTTATTGATATTTCTGGAAGAAATTATTTTAAACTGTCAATTCAAGGAATAAATAATATCTCAGAAAGAATTATTTCCAGAGATAATGGTGAGGACATGTTTATAATAAGTGTACCTATAAAATATAAAAGGAAGATTATAGGAACCATACAAAAAAAATTTACTCCAGAAGAAATGTATGATATATGTTCTGTTCCTCTATTTTCTTCAAAAGGAAATACATATATAATTAATAGTCAAGGTTATATATTAATAACTTCAAATTATGAGCAATACAATAGAGAAACTGATAATTATTTTAGAGTACTTTACTCAGAAGGAAATAAAGAAAAATCAGAGCAATTGAAAAGAGATATAATGGAAAATAAAAGTGGATTTATTGAAATAGGAGGAAGTGAAAAATTCTATTTAACATATACTCCTATAAAAGAGGTTCATGACTGGTATCTTATTTCTACTATTTCTACTGAAATAATATCAAGAAATGGAAATATGGTAGTTAAAATATTTTATTTCATACTTTTTATTATAATTTTTGTTTTTTTATTCAGTGGTCTATATTTTTTAGATTATAAAAATAAACAACAGATTCAATTAGAAAATATTGCGTTTATTGATAATGTTACAAAAGGGGATAGTTACAATAAATTTATTGTAGATTTACCACAAATACTATTAAATAATCCAGGAAAAAAATATCATATATTAAAGTTTGACATAAAAAAATTTAAATATATAAATAGTTTTTATGGTTTTGAATTTGGAAATAAAGTTTTAAAAGATATTTATAGAAAAAATAAAGAAAAATTAACAGCAAATGAAAGAATTGCTAGAATATCAGCTGATAATTTTGTTATTCTGCTTGAAGAGTTTTCAATAGAACGTTTAAATGATATTTTAGAACCATTAAATTACGATGAGGGTGCAACTATTTATTTTTCTGGGGGAGTATATTCAATAAATGATATTTTTGAAAATGTAAATTTAATGATAGATAAAGCAAATATAGCAGCTAATTCTGTAAAAGAAATAATGAATAAGACACTTGGGTTTTATTCAGAAGAATTTA
This genomic window contains:
- a CDS encoding putative bacterial signaling protein translates to MKKLKLKKKKIIASIIFFNIIIGIFVIVLMRHVQNLLYSDVNIHLSEVINQNKEVITNKLKLEINNLNFISYLIEEEIKKEEIKNNEKINDETIKKIFLKYYKSKNNKDVYFSNKRGEAVFLNKVIDISGRNYFKLSIQGINNISERIISRDNGEDMFIISVPIKYKRKIIGTIQKKFTPEEMYDICSVPLFSSKGNTYIINSQGYILITSNYEQYNRETDNYFRVLYSEGNKEKSEQLKRDIMENKSGFIEIGGSEKFYLTYTPIKEVHDWYLISTISTEIISRNGNMVVKIFYFILFIIIFVFLFSGLYFLDYKNKQQIQLENIAFIDNVTKGDSYNKFIVDLPQILLNNPGKKYHILKFDIKKFKYINSFYGFEFGNKVLKDIYRKNKEKLTANERIARISADNFVILLEEFSIERLNDILEPLNYDEGATIYFSGGVYSINDIFENVNLMIDKANIAANSVKEIMNKTLGFYSEEFNSQILKNEKLKKMLREAIDKKELIPYYQPKVNINTNKLVGAEALARWKTKDGKLISPFEFIPICEKTGMIVELDMIIFEKVLKFLRNNLDKGIECTPISVNFSKLHINDKNFFKNIMDKLDKYNVPTSLVEIEMTETVIFDNYKLIQNFIRELHKVGLMISMDDFGTGYSSLNMLKDIPIDILKIDKGFLDESSNPQRRNIIFSVIVDLAQKLGIKVVVEGVEMIENIKLMKDSGCYVAQGYYYAKPMAEEEFQKIYEEGIIC
- a CDS encoding diguanylate cyclase, which translates into the protein MKKILDELNEIVYIIELKTYKLLYLNAYGLDLFGYKNFNEVKNHKCFEIFYKKDFPCSFCNVNRISEKESHQWECKNPIINKYLLKKEKLIKWNGKIVHLVTATDITKKENEKIILEQTLKNEKIVLECIKMMHSSSDISTAINNTLETMGNYLNGERAYIFELNKNNTLDNTYEWCAEGIMEAKNSLQNISLVDFKRWIDKFIYDLPIVIENLEDIKEIEPIEYSTLKPQGIHSLIVLPIIENNNFHGLFGIDNPPKEKMKNIIDILRILSYFFLEMLQRKNLLLELENLSYYDSLTGALNRNAFIKTKENFSQNMENGLGILFIDVNGLKDINDNIGHTAGDELIINVFKAINKIFIKDSKYRIGGDEFIVFSNSMTYDEFSLNVLKLKQNLKSSNGPLASIGHIWASKSEKIDNLIKIAEEKMYVDKKIYHNKKVKLKNKITSCTEK